From one Myxococcota bacterium genomic stretch:
- a CDS encoding FAD-dependent monooxygenase produces the protein MAGSRAVVIGGSIAGLAAAGALARHFARVTLVERDDYPESPAVRKGTPQARHVHVLLKQGEAALERLFPGLFEELVARGGQRVDTAGDARWFYYGGWKARFRSGIEMVSQSRALLEWSLRRRVAALATTELVAGDVHGLDATPERVRGVRLRRRGAPEGVSETLAADLVVDASGRGSRMPHWLESLGVGAPPESEVKVDVGYATRFYERTAAPRDWTALLCHPRHPDTRCGVLLPIEDGRWMLTLVGWFGDHPPAHEGAFLAWARSLAVPDLWQAVRDAKPVSEIATHRFPSNRRRHYERLARLPDGLAVLGDAACSFNPVYAQGMATASLGAAALDSLLAEEGRAERPGFSRRFQARLARVTDSPWLLATGEDFRSPKAEGPRPSWMPLLGWYTARVHELTWRDPFAAQRFLEVMHLVRRPSALFHPRVAVRALTAL, from the coding sequence ATGGCGGGCTCGCGGGCGGTCGTGATCGGGGGCAGCATTGCGGGCTTGGCCGCAGCGGGGGCGCTCGCGCGCCACTTCGCGCGAGTCACTCTAGTCGAGCGCGACGACTACCCCGAGTCACCGGCCGTGCGCAAGGGCACGCCGCAGGCGCGCCACGTGCACGTGCTCCTGAAGCAGGGCGAGGCGGCGCTCGAGCGCCTGTTCCCCGGGCTGTTCGAAGAGCTGGTGGCGCGCGGCGGGCAGCGCGTGGACACGGCCGGCGACGCGCGCTGGTTCTACTACGGCGGCTGGAAGGCGCGCTTCCGCAGCGGCATCGAGATGGTGAGCCAGAGCCGCGCGCTCCTGGAGTGGTCGCTGCGCCGGCGGGTTGCCGCGCTGGCCACGACCGAGCTCGTGGCGGGCGACGTGCACGGCCTCGACGCCACGCCCGAGCGTGTGCGCGGCGTCCGGCTGCGCCGGCGTGGGGCGCCCGAGGGCGTGTCGGAGACGCTCGCCGCGGATCTCGTGGTCGACGCCAGCGGCCGCGGCTCGCGCATGCCGCATTGGCTCGAGTCACTCGGCGTGGGCGCGCCACCCGAGTCCGAGGTGAAGGTCGACGTCGGCTACGCCACGCGCTTCTACGAGCGCACCGCCGCGCCGCGCGACTGGACCGCGCTCCTGTGTCACCCGCGCCATCCCGACACGCGCTGCGGGGTGCTCCTGCCGATCGAGGACGGGCGCTGGATGCTCACGCTGGTGGGCTGGTTCGGCGACCACCCACCCGCCCACGAGGGCGCGTTTCTCGCCTGGGCCAGGAGCCTGGCCGTGCCGGACCTGTGGCAGGCGGTGCGCGACGCGAAGCCCGTGTCCGAGATCGCGACTCACCGCTTCCCCTCCAACCGCCGCCGCCACTACGAGCGGCTGGCGCGCCTGCCCGACGGCCTCGCCGTGCTGGGCGACGCGGCGTGCAGCTTCAACCCGGTGTACGCGCAGGGCATGGCGACCGCCTCGCTCGGCGCGGCCGCGCTCGACTCACTCCTGGCCGAGGAAGGCCGCGCGGAGCGGCCCGGCTTCTCGCGCCGCTTCCAGGCGCGCCTGGCCCGGGTCACCGACTCACCCTGGCTGCTCGCGACCGGCGAAGACTTCCGCAGCCCCAAGGCCGAAGGTCCGCGTCCGAGCTGGATGCCGCTGCTCGGCTGGTACACCGCGCGCGTGCACGAGCTGACCTGGCGCGATCCGTTCGCCGCCCAGCGCTTCCTCGAGGTCATGCACCTGGTGCGGAGGCCCTCCGCCCTCTTCCACCCGCGCGTCGCCGTGCGGGCGCTGACCGCGCTCTGA
- a CDS encoding amidohydrolase family protein, translating into MSHWLTEAQLAQTAPAERAALRSPIPTQVVSNGEYLPGPQSAQQRQVEFVLAELADAHGRRQGLDRRQFLKTASGMAAAFLAMNRVYGALFDVGVAEAAEPAAAAERLAALRKQLVIDVQLHFVRDDFAWEGILSLGEWAKRWNPVLEREGVTLRRYKFENFVKEVFLDSETRIGLVSGAPSDDPSHGVIGSAELARARNVLNAVAGSRRMLSHSILRPGQPGWLDEIDRALAEWQPDSWKGYTVGDPLAPSEFPWRMDDEHTTYPGWAKIAKSDRRIVCVHKGLLPADYETSTKHWRHAKVDDVGKAAQDWPQLSFVIYHSGLKPFLTEPDESLAQFESSGRMDWVTDLAEIPAKYGVSNVYAELGTAFATSAVTHPRHAAALLGTLIRGMGAERVLWGTDSVWYGSPQWQIEAFRRIEIPEDLQKKHRFAPLGAADGPVKNAILAGNAARLYGIDLAKLAETSQRDSLAEAKRGYEAAGTDRSNAAYGFIRRMT; encoded by the coding sequence GTGTCTCACTGGCTCACCGAAGCGCAGCTCGCGCAGACCGCGCCGGCGGAGCGGGCGGCCCTGCGCAGCCCGATCCCGACCCAGGTGGTCTCCAACGGCGAGTATCTGCCCGGCCCGCAGAGCGCGCAGCAGAGACAGGTCGAGTTCGTGCTGGCCGAGCTCGCCGACGCCCACGGCCGCCGCCAGGGCCTCGACCGGCGCCAGTTCCTGAAGACCGCGTCGGGCATGGCCGCGGCGTTCCTGGCCATGAACCGCGTGTACGGCGCCCTGTTCGACGTGGGCGTGGCCGAAGCCGCGGAGCCCGCGGCGGCCGCCGAGCGGCTGGCCGCCCTGCGCAAGCAGCTGGTGATCGACGTGCAGCTCCACTTCGTGCGCGACGACTTCGCCTGGGAGGGGATCCTCTCGCTGGGCGAGTGGGCCAAGCGCTGGAACCCGGTGCTCGAGCGCGAGGGAGTCACTCTGCGCCGCTACAAGTTCGAGAACTTCGTGAAGGAGGTCTTCCTCGACAGCGAGACGCGCATCGGCCTGGTGAGCGGCGCGCCCTCGGACGACCCGAGTCATGGCGTGATCGGCAGCGCCGAGCTGGCGCGCGCGCGCAACGTGCTGAACGCGGTCGCGGGCTCGCGGCGTATGCTCTCGCACTCGATCCTGCGCCCGGGCCAGCCGGGCTGGCTGGACGAGATCGACCGCGCGCTCGCGGAGTGGCAGCCCGACTCGTGGAAGGGCTACACGGTCGGCGACCCGCTCGCGCCGTCCGAGTTCCCGTGGCGTATGGACGACGAGCACACGACCTATCCGGGCTGGGCCAAGATCGCGAAGTCCGACCGGCGCATCGTGTGCGTGCACAAGGGTCTCCTGCCCGCCGACTACGAGACCTCGACCAAACACTGGCGCCACGCCAAGGTCGACGACGTGGGCAAAGCCGCGCAGGACTGGCCGCAGCTCAGCTTCGTGATCTATCACTCGGGCCTGAAGCCATTCCTGACCGAGCCCGACGAGTCACTGGCGCAGTTCGAGTCGTCCGGGCGGATGGACTGGGTCACCGACCTGGCCGAGATTCCCGCGAAGTACGGAGTCAGCAACGTGTACGCCGAGCTCGGCACGGCCTTCGCGACTTCGGCGGTCACGCACCCGCGCCACGCCGCGGCGCTGCTCGGCACTTTGATCCGCGGCATGGGCGCCGAGCGCGTGCTCTGGGGCACCGACTCGGTCTGGTACGGCTCGCCGCAGTGGCAGATCGAGGCCTTCCGGCGCATCGAGATCCCCGAGGACCTGCAGAAGAAGCACCGCTTCGCGCCGCTCGGCGCCGCCGACGGCCCGGTCAAGAATGCGATCCTGGCCGGGAACGCCGCGCGGCTGTACGGGATCGACCTGGCGAAGCTGGCCGAGACGAGCCAGCGCGACTCACTCGCCGAGGCCAAGCGCGGCTACGAGGCCGCCGGCACCGACCGCAGCAACGCCGCTTACGGATTCATACGGAGGATGACCTGA
- a CDS encoding limonene-1,2-epoxide hydrolase family protein: MPDNEKTVRDFLAAWPRKKIDELMSYFTDDAVYHNIPVPPVKGKAEIRQVFEGFLGAFSIELIVVNAAAQGNLVFTERIDRFDMDGKRFDLPVNGVFELRGGKIASFRDYFDLASFERQSGLKL, encoded by the coding sequence ATGCCCGACAACGAGAAGACCGTGCGTGACTTCCTCGCGGCCTGGCCGCGCAAGAAGATCGACGAGCTGATGAGCTACTTCACCGACGACGCCGTGTACCACAACATCCCGGTGCCCCCGGTGAAGGGCAAGGCGGAGATCCGCCAGGTGTTCGAAGGCTTCCTCGGCGCCTTCTCGATCGAGCTGATCGTGGTGAACGCGGCCGCCCAGGGGAACCTGGTCTTCACCGAGCGCATCGACCGCTTCGACATGGACGGCAAGCGCTTCGATCTCCCGGTCAACGGCGTGTTCGAGCTGCGCGGCGGCAAGATCGCCTCCTTCCGCGACTACTTCGACCTGGCCTCGTTCGAGCGGCAGAGCGGACTCAAGCTGTAG
- a CDS encoding sulfotransferase encodes MSLRIVGAGLGRTGTLSLKTALEKLLGKPCHHMLELFAHPEQVPHWLAAARGSMPDWNELLKSYVAAVDWPSAAFWPELAAANPDAIVLLSTRDSSETWWNSANETIFRNLEHAPPGVWKDMIDTLFRNRFTANIKDRAAAIAAYERHNAEVRARVPKQRLLEYQPGDGWEPLCHALGVAVPNEPYPKTNTREEWLARFASLPRPPAPPGGS; translated from the coding sequence ATGTCACTTCGCATCGTCGGTGCTGGCTTGGGCCGGACTGGAACCCTGTCGCTCAAGACCGCGCTCGAGAAGCTGCTCGGCAAGCCGTGTCACCACATGCTCGAGCTGTTCGCGCATCCCGAGCAGGTGCCCCACTGGCTGGCCGCGGCGCGCGGGTCGATGCCCGATTGGAACGAGCTCCTGAAGAGCTACGTGGCCGCGGTCGACTGGCCGTCGGCGGCGTTCTGGCCCGAGCTCGCGGCGGCGAACCCCGACGCGATCGTGCTGCTCTCGACCCGTGACTCGTCCGAGACGTGGTGGAACAGCGCCAACGAGACCATCTTCCGCAACCTCGAGCACGCGCCGCCGGGAGTGTGGAAGGACATGATCGACACGCTCTTCAGGAACCGCTTCACGGCGAACATCAAAGACCGCGCGGCAGCGATCGCCGCCTACGAGAGACACAACGCCGAGGTGCGCGCCCGCGTGCCGAAGCAGCGGCTGCTCGAGTACCAGCCCGGCGACGGCTGGGAGCCGCTGTGCCACGCGCTCGGCGTGGCGGTGCCGAACGAGCCCTACCCCAAGACCAACACGCGCGAGGAGTGGCTCGCGCGCTTCGCGTCGCTGCCCCGGCCGCCCGCCCCTCCAGGCGGCTCGTGA